The following proteins are co-located in the Wenzhouxiangella marina genome:
- the guaB gene encoding IMP dehydrogenase — protein sequence MRLIDEALTFDDVSLVPDYSEVLPKDVDLSTRITRDLRLNIPLASAAMDTVTEAKLAIAMAQAGGVGVIHKNMTIERQAEQVRIVKKYEAGVIKDPITVGPYTTIREVFDLTREHNISGVPVVDGDELVGIVTSRDLRFERKLDDPVRNIMTRKDKLVTVEEGASQDEVLELLHRHRIEKVLVVNKDFKLRGLITVKDIQKSRDFPNAAKDSSEQLLAAAAVGTGGDTEDRIEALVAAGIDIVVVDTAHGHSVGVLDRIRWTKKHYPQVQVIGGNVSTSDGARALAEAGADGVKIGQGPGSICTTRIVAGIGVPQVSAVSAAAQAVRDLGVPIIADGGIRFSGDVAKAIAAGASTVMIGSMLAGTEEAPGEVELFQGRSYKSYRGMGSLGAMQKGSSDRYFQSEAEADKLVPEGIEGRVPYKGHLSGVVHQLMGGLRASMGYCGCATIDELRTKARFVRITGSGVRESHAHDVQITKEAPNYKLG from the coding sequence ATGCGCCTGATTGACGAAGCCCTGACCTTCGACGACGTTTCCCTGGTTCCGGACTACTCCGAGGTTCTGCCCAAGGACGTCGATCTTTCCACTCGCATCACCCGCGATCTCAGACTCAATATCCCGCTGGCCTCCGCCGCGATGGACACGGTGACCGAGGCCAAGCTCGCGATTGCCATGGCCCAGGCCGGCGGTGTCGGTGTGATCCACAAGAACATGACGATCGAGCGCCAGGCCGAGCAGGTCCGGATCGTGAAGAAGTACGAAGCCGGCGTGATCAAGGACCCGATCACCGTGGGCCCGTACACGACCATCCGGGAAGTCTTCGATCTGACCCGTGAGCACAATATCTCCGGCGTTCCCGTCGTCGACGGCGATGAGCTGGTCGGAATCGTGACCAGCCGGGATCTTCGCTTCGAGCGCAAGCTGGACGATCCCGTCCGCAACATCATGACGCGCAAGGACAAGCTGGTCACGGTGGAGGAGGGGGCCAGTCAGGACGAGGTGCTCGAGCTGCTGCATCGGCACCGCATCGAGAAGGTCCTGGTCGTCAACAAGGACTTCAAGTTGCGTGGCCTGATCACGGTCAAGGACATCCAGAAGTCCCGCGATTTCCCGAACGCCGCCAAGGATAGCTCCGAGCAGCTGCTCGCGGCAGCGGCGGTCGGGACCGGCGGGGATACGGAGGATCGCATCGAAGCCCTGGTGGCCGCCGGCATCGATATCGTCGTTGTCGATACGGCTCACGGACACTCGGTCGGCGTGCTCGATCGCATTCGCTGGACCAAGAAGCACTACCCGCAGGTGCAGGTCATCGGCGGCAACGTGTCCACCTCCGACGGCGCTCGTGCCCTGGCAGAGGCCGGTGCCGATGGCGTCAAGATCGGGCAGGGTCCGGGCTCGATCTGCACCACGCGCATCGTGGCCGGGATCGGCGTTCCGCAGGTCAGCGCCGTGTCCGCTGCGGCCCAGGCCGTGCGTGATCTCGGCGTGCCGATCATCGCCGATGGCGGAATTCGATTCTCGGGTGACGTGGCCAAGGCCATCGCGGCGGGGGCGTCGACGGTGATGATCGGCTCCATGCTGGCCGGCACCGAGGAGGCGCCCGGCGAGGTGGAACTCTTCCAGGGCCGCTCCTACAAGAGCTATCGCGGCATGGGTTCGCTCGGCGCGATGCAGAAGGGCTCCTCCGACCGTTATTTCCAGAGTGAGGCCGAAGCCGACAAGCTGGTGCCCGAGGGAATCGAAGGCCGGGTGCCCTACAAGGGCCATCTCAGTGGTGTCGTTCATCAGCTCATGGGCGGCCTGCGTGCCAGCATGGGCTACTGTGGCTGCGCCACGATCGACGAGTTGCGCACCAAGGCGCGCTTCGTTCGCATCACCGGCTCCGGCGTGCGCGAGTCCCATGCGCACGACGTGCAGATCACCAAGGAAGCACCGAACTACAAGCTGGGCTGA
- a CDS encoding SOS response-associated peptidase, with the protein MCGRGGIDYDWKRLWEFFNLIGPAPEGGIRILNLAPSWVSKGQVHWTRVPIIRSGESGREAAGLIWPLIPAWLKGQLPDFSTANCRSEAGVPFSETVSKKPSFRSAWKRQQRCLVPFSWFYEWDQRSKPKQPWRILPRDGAFLVMAGLWDRSPLADGSVLESFTIVTTQPNRLLTEIGHHRSPVLIEEADWDRWLEGSPEDAEGLIRPPPDDAMRAEPVTRRVNNPGYQEEDLLDPEAA; encoded by the coding sequence ATGTGTGGACGTGGCGGTATCGACTACGACTGGAAGCGACTGTGGGAGTTCTTCAATCTCATCGGGCCCGCGCCCGAGGGCGGGATTCGCATTCTCAACCTGGCCCCGTCCTGGGTGTCCAAGGGCCAGGTGCACTGGACCCGCGTCCCGATCATTCGATCCGGTGAATCCGGCCGCGAAGCCGCTGGCCTGATCTGGCCACTGATCCCGGCCTGGCTCAAAGGCCAGCTGCCCGATTTTTCCACCGCCAACTGCCGCTCGGAAGCCGGCGTGCCCTTTTCCGAAACGGTTTCGAAGAAGCCGAGCTTTCGCAGCGCCTGGAAAAGACAGCAGCGCTGCCTGGTGCCGTTTTCCTGGTTCTACGAATGGGACCAGCGCAGCAAACCGAAGCAGCCCTGGCGGATCCTTCCACGTGACGGCGCCTTCCTGGTCATGGCCGGGCTCTGGGACCGGTCGCCCCTGGCCGACGGTTCGGTACTCGAATCATTCACGATCGTGACCACCCAGCCCAATCGTTTGCTGACCGAAATCGGCCACCACCGCTCGCCCGTCCTGATCGAAGAGGCCGATTGGGACCGCTGGCTCGAGGGCTCGCCCGAAGACGCGGAGGGCCTGATCCGACCGCCCCCTGACGACGCCATGCGCGCCGAGCCAGTGACCCGTCGGGTCAACAATCCCGGCTATCAGGAGGAGGACCTGCTGGACCCGGAGGCGGCCTGA
- the tadA gene encoding tRNA adenosine(34) deaminase TadA has product MQSRDEYWMSQAMLLARRAEAIDEVPVGALLVRDEAVIGAGFNTMIRDSDPSAHAEMNALRAAARSEGNYRLPGTTLYVTLEPCSMCAGAIVLARIQRVVFGASDPRTGAAGSVFQVLDHPGLNHRCELRGGVLGEECGDMLRAFFRRRR; this is encoded by the coding sequence ATGCAGTCGCGAGACGAGTACTGGATGTCGCAGGCCATGCTTCTGGCGCGGCGCGCCGAAGCGATCGACGAAGTGCCCGTCGGTGCACTGCTCGTGCGGGATGAGGCGGTGATCGGCGCGGGCTTCAACACCATGATCCGGGATTCGGATCCATCCGCTCATGCTGAAATGAATGCGCTGCGCGCGGCGGCGCGTTCCGAGGGTAACTATCGTCTGCCGGGCACGACCCTCTACGTCACCCTCGAACCCTGCAGCATGTGCGCTGGCGCCATCGTGCTGGCCCGGATCCAGCGTGTGGTCTTCGGTGCGAGCGACCCGAGAACCGGCGCAGCGGGATCCGTGTTCCAGGTTCTGGATCATCCCGGCCTCAACCATCGCTGCGAGCTGCGCGGTGGCGTCTTGGGCGAGGAGTGTGGCGACATGCTGAGGGCCTTCTTCCGGCGTCGCCGCTGA
- a CDS encoding M3 family metallopeptidase gives MKNHLLTLLLALMSLALVACSEPQTPAEPASESPSEMAAESATSTETEGSEQGTEADQASNPLLAASPHPHGYPPFDQIADEHFKPAMEQGMAEHLAEIEVIASNPEPPSFENTIVELEKSGQTLSYVMRVFGNLSGANTNANLQAVQREMSPRLSAHSDAINLNPALFARIETLYNQRESLDLDAESLRLLERYHTDFVRAGARLSAEQQDELRAINAELARLGTEFSQKVLAEVNDSAVVFDNAEALAGLSEARIASAAAEAADRGLEEGQYVITLLNTSGQPPLSSLSNREARERIHTASLSRGSRGNEYDTTAIVSRVIELRTRRANMLGYDTHADYGLEQQTAGSVERVNEMLSGLAPVAVASARREGEAIQAKINEVEDEPFELASWDWDYYAGMVKQDLYNFDDSEVRPYFEMNNVLVNGVFFSAEKLFGITFQERTDLPRYHPDTQVWEVFEEDGSSLGFFITDFYSRSSKRGGAWMNSYRVNSGLLGGAPVVGNHLNVPKPPEGEPTLLTWDEVTTMFHEFGHAVHGLFSDVYYPSFAGTSVPRDFVEYPSQVYEVWASWPEVLANYATHYQTGEPIPTELLDRVIESETFNEGFRTTEYLAAAMLDQAWHQLSLDEIPPAEGVMDFEARALAEAGFDYAPVPPRYRTPYFSHIMGGYSAGYYAYIWSEVLDADSVLWIRENGGLDRATGQHYRDTILSQGGSKDAMELYMEFAGREPGLEPLLERRGLLIVE, from the coding sequence ATGAAGAATCATTTGTTGACTTTGCTGCTGGCGCTGATGTCGCTCGCCCTGGTCGCTTGTTCCGAGCCCCAGACCCCAGCGGAGCCGGCCTCCGAGTCGCCGTCCGAAATGGCCGCAGAGAGCGCGACTTCCACCGAAACCGAGGGCAGCGAGCAGGGTACCGAGGCCGACCAGGCCAGCAACCCGCTGCTGGCTGCCAGCCCGCATCCGCATGGCTACCCGCCCTTCGATCAGATCGCCGATGAGCATTTCAAGCCCGCGATGGAGCAGGGCATGGCCGAACACCTGGCCGAGATCGAAGTGATCGCCAGTAATCCGGAGCCGCCGAGCTTCGAGAACACCATCGTCGAGCTGGAAAAGTCCGGCCAGACCCTGAGCTACGTGATGCGCGTCTTCGGCAACCTGTCCGGCGCCAACACCAACGCGAACCTGCAGGCGGTGCAGCGGGAGATGTCGCCCCGTCTGTCGGCGCATAGCGACGCCATCAATCTCAATCCGGCACTGTTCGCTCGGATCGAGACTCTCTACAACCAGCGCGAGTCGCTGGATCTGGATGCGGAGTCCCTGCGTCTGCTCGAGCGTTATCACACGGACTTCGTCCGTGCCGGAGCGCGTCTGAGCGCGGAACAGCAGGACGAACTTCGGGCCATCAACGCCGAGCTGGCGCGCCTGGGCACCGAGTTCAGTCAGAAGGTCCTCGCCGAGGTCAATGATTCGGCCGTGGTCTTCGACAACGCGGAAGCCCTTGCCGGCCTGAGCGAAGCACGCATCGCCTCGGCGGCCGCGGAAGCCGCCGACCGTGGACTGGAAGAAGGGCAGTACGTGATCACCCTGCTCAATACCTCCGGCCAGCCGCCGCTCAGCTCCCTGAGCAATCGTGAGGCCCGCGAACGCATTCACACCGCTTCCCTGTCCCGCGGCAGCCGTGGCAACGAGTACGACACCACCGCGATCGTGTCGCGGGTGATCGAACTGCGTACCCGACGTGCCAACATGCTGGGCTATGACACGCATGCCGACTACGGCCTCGAGCAGCAGACGGCCGGCTCCGTCGAGCGCGTCAACGAAATGCTGTCCGGTCTGGCCCCGGTGGCCGTTGCCAGTGCTCGCCGTGAAGGTGAAGCGATCCAGGCCAAGATCAACGAAGTCGAGGACGAGCCCTTCGAGCTGGCTTCCTGGGACTGGGACTACTACGCCGGCATGGTGAAGCAGGACCTGTACAACTTCGACGATTCCGAAGTGCGCCCGTACTTCGAGATGAACAACGTGCTGGTCAACGGCGTCTTCTTCTCTGCTGAAAAGCTGTTCGGTATCACCTTCCAGGAGCGCACGGATCTCCCGCGCTACCACCCGGACACCCAGGTCTGGGAAGTGTTCGAGGAAGATGGAAGCTCGCTCGGTTTCTTCATCACCGACTTCTACTCGCGCTCGAGCAAGCGCGGCGGCGCCTGGATGAACTCCTACCGGGTCAACTCCGGTCTGCTGGGCGGTGCCCCGGTGGTGGGTAATCACCTGAACGTGCCCAAGCCGCCGGAAGGCGAGCCGACGCTGCTGACCTGGGACGAAGTGACCACCATGTTCCACGAGTTCGGCCATGCCGTCCACGGCCTGTTCTCGGACGTCTACTACCCGAGCTTTGCCGGGACCAGCGTCCCCCGTGACTTCGTCGAGTACCCTTCGCAGGTCTACGAGGTCTGGGCTTCCTGGCCGGAAGTGCTGGCCAATTACGCAACCCACTACCAGACCGGTGAGCCGATCCCGACCGAACTGCTGGACCGTGTGATCGAGTCCGAGACCTTCAATGAAGGCTTCCGGACCACCGAATACCTGGCCGCGGCCATGCTGGATCAGGCCTGGCACCAGTTGAGCCTGGACGAGATCCCGCCCGCCGAGGGCGTGATGGATTTCGAGGCACGGGCCCTGGCCGAAGCCGGCTTTGACTACGCGCCGGTTCCGCCGCGTTATCGCACGCCGTACTTCTCGCACATCATGGGTGGCTATTCCGCGGGCTACTACGCCTACATCTGGTCTGAAGTGCTGGATGCGGACAGCGTGCTCTGGATCCGAGAGAACGGTGGTCTGGATCGCGCAACGGGTCAGCACTACCGTGACACCATCCTCTCGCAGGGTGGCAGCAAGGACGCCATGGAGCTGTACATGGAGTTCGCCGGTCGTGAGCCGGGCCTCGAGCCGCTGCTCGAGCGCCGCGGTCTGCTGATCGTCGAGTAA
- a CDS encoding acyl-CoA dehydrogenase family protein yields the protein MDFRLTEEQQMIQAAARDFARNQIAPVAADFDASGEFPLDNIRAMGELGLMGIEVPEAYGGSGLDTIGYVLALMEVCAADAAHGTIMSVNNSLFCNGILKYGTEEQKQKYVRAIASGEQIGAYALTEPQSGSDASSMKSRAVLSEDGSHYVINARKSWITSGPHARYLVLFASTDPAAGAKGITAFMIDTEREGFSRGKTEPKLGIRASATCEIELNDYRCPVEDRLGEDGQGFKIAMSVLDAGRIGIAAQAVGIAQAAYDASLAYARDRKAFGKEIGTFQMIQQKIADMKCKLEAARLLTLRAAWAKMQAVETGARFTVDGSMAKLVASEAAMWITHQAVQLHGGMGYSKEMPVERYFRDAKITEIYEGTSEIQRMVIARMETGLR from the coding sequence ATGGACTTTCGACTGACTGAAGAGCAGCAGATGATCCAGGCTGCCGCCCGTGACTTCGCTCGCAACCAGATTGCGCCCGTTGCCGCCGATTTCGACGCCTCTGGTGAGTTCCCGCTGGACAATATCCGCGCCATGGGCGAATTGGGCTTGATGGGAATCGAGGTGCCGGAAGCCTACGGTGGCTCCGGGCTCGATACGATCGGCTATGTCCTCGCCCTGATGGAGGTCTGTGCGGCCGATGCGGCGCATGGGACGATCATGTCGGTCAATAACTCCCTGTTCTGCAACGGCATCCTGAAGTACGGCACCGAAGAGCAGAAGCAGAAGTACGTTCGTGCGATCGCTTCGGGCGAGCAGATCGGCGCCTACGCCCTGACCGAGCCCCAGTCCGGCTCGGATGCCTCCAGCATGAAGTCCCGTGCCGTGCTGAGCGAGGACGGTTCGCACTACGTGATCAACGCACGCAAGTCCTGGATCACCTCGGGCCCCCATGCCCGCTACCTGGTGCTGTTCGCGTCGACCGATCCGGCCGCCGGGGCCAAGGGCATCACCGCCTTCATGATCGACACCGAGCGCGAGGGCTTCTCGCGCGGCAAGACCGAACCCAAGCTGGGGATTCGCGCATCGGCCACCTGTGAGATCGAGCTGAACGACTACCGCTGTCCAGTCGAGGACCGGCTCGGTGAGGACGGACAGGGCTTCAAGATCGCCATGAGTGTGCTCGATGCCGGTCGCATCGGCATTGCCGCGCAAGCGGTGGGCATCGCCCAGGCGGCCTACGATGCGAGCCTGGCGTACGCGCGTGACCGCAAGGCCTTCGGCAAGGAAATCGGCACCTTCCAGATGATCCAGCAGAAGATCGCGGACATGAAGTGCAAGCTCGAAGCCGCTCGATTGCTGACCCTGCGCGCCGCCTGGGCCAAGATGCAGGCGGTCGAAACCGGGGCCCGCTTCACGGTGGATGGTTCGATGGCCAAGCTGGTCGCCTCCGAGGCGGCCATGTGGATCACCCACCAGGCCGTGCAGCTGCATGGTGGCATGGGTTACAGCAAGGAGATGCCGGTCGAGCGCTATTTCCGCGATGCCAAGATCACCGAGATCTATGAAGGCACCAGCGAAATCCAGCGGATGGTCATCGCTCGCATGGAAACCGGCCTGCGCTGA
- the guaA gene encoding glutamine-hydrolyzing GMP synthase, giving the protein MTDIHQHRVLILDFGSQYTQLIARRVREIGVYSEILPYDVGDEHIRDFGASGIILSGGPESVALEDSPRIPPVVFDLGIPVLGICYGMQAMAMHFGGRVSASDEKEFGYAEVTLDQPSQLFRGIEDRVDGNGRGVLEVWMSHGDKVTELPEGFVTTCTTASAPIAGMANDQAHLYGLQFHPEVTHTQQGRRLLERFVLEICGCEASWTTEAIIEDQIARVREQVGDDTVLLGLSGGVDSSVVAALLHQAIGDQLLCIFVDTGLLRYREGDEVMAIFAEHLGVRVERVNARDQFMDALAGVSDPEEKRKIIGREFIRVFEAAAKRHQEASWLAQGTIYPDVIESAGAKTGKAKVIKSHHNVGGLPEDMNLKLVEPLRELFKDEVRRIGVELGLPAELVMRHPFPGPGLGVRILGEVRPEYVEPLQKADHIFISELRQAGLYDKVSQAFAVFLPVKSVGVVGDARRYEYVIALRAVETIDFMTARWAYLDHEFLDHVARRIINEITGVSRVVYDISGKPPATIEWE; this is encoded by the coding sequence ATGACCGACATTCATCAGCATCGAGTCCTGATCCTCGACTTCGGTTCCCAGTACACCCAGTTGATCGCACGGCGCGTGCGCGAGATCGGGGTGTACTCCGAAATCCTTCCCTACGACGTCGGTGACGAACACATTCGTGATTTCGGCGCCAGCGGCATCATCCTTTCCGGCGGACCCGAATCGGTGGCGCTGGAAGACAGCCCTCGCATTCCCCCGGTGGTCTTCGATCTGGGGATTCCGGTGCTGGGCATCTGCTACGGGATGCAGGCCATGGCGATGCACTTCGGAGGCCGTGTCAGTGCCTCGGATGAGAAGGAATTCGGCTACGCCGAAGTGACGCTCGATCAACCCAGTCAGCTCTTTCGGGGCATCGAGGATCGGGTCGATGGCAACGGTCGCGGTGTGCTCGAGGTCTGGATGAGTCACGGAGACAAGGTTACCGAGTTGCCCGAAGGCTTCGTCACGACCTGCACCACGGCATCGGCGCCGATCGCTGGCATGGCCAACGATCAGGCGCACCTCTACGGCCTCCAGTTCCATCCGGAGGTGACCCATACGCAGCAGGGCCGCCGATTGCTGGAGCGCTTCGTCCTCGAGATCTGCGGCTGCGAGGCCAGCTGGACGACCGAGGCGATCATCGAAGACCAGATCGCCAGGGTCCGAGAACAGGTCGGTGACGACACGGTGCTGCTTGGATTATCCGGTGGTGTCGACTCTTCGGTGGTGGCCGCCTTGCTGCACCAGGCCATCGGCGATCAATTGCTGTGCATTTTCGTCGACACCGGTCTGCTCCGATACCGGGAAGGTGACGAGGTGATGGCAATCTTCGCCGAGCATCTCGGTGTGCGCGTGGAGCGGGTCAACGCTCGCGATCAGTTCATGGACGCGCTGGCCGGTGTGTCGGACCCCGAAGAAAAGCGCAAGATCATCGGGCGCGAATTCATCCGCGTGTTCGAAGCGGCGGCCAAACGCCATCAGGAAGCGTCCTGGCTGGCTCAGGGCACGATCTATCCAGACGTGATCGAATCGGCCGGCGCGAAGACGGGCAAGGCCAAGGTCATCAAGTCGCACCACAACGTCGGTGGTCTGCCCGAGGACATGAATCTGAAGCTCGTGGAGCCGCTCCGGGAGCTGTTCAAGGACGAGGTTCGCCGGATCGGCGTCGAGCTCGGTCTGCCGGCGGAACTGGTCATGCGTCACCCGTTCCCCGGACCCGGTCTGGGCGTCCGGATTCTCGGCGAGGTGCGACCGGAGTACGTCGAGCCGCTGCAGAAGGCCGACCATATCTTCATTTCCGAGCTTCGCCAGGCTGGCCTCTACGACAAGGTCAGCCAGGCCTTCGCCGTCTTCCTGCCGGTCAAATCGGTGGGAGTGGTCGGTGACGCGAGGCGCTACGAGTACGTCATCGCCCTGCGGGCCGTCGAGACCATCGATTTCATGACCGCACGCTGGGCCTACCTGGACCACGAATTCCTCGATCATGTCGCGCGCCGGATCATCAATGAAATCACCGGTGTATCGCGCGTTGTCTACGATATTTCCGGTAAACCGCCCGCCACGATCGAGTGGGAATGA